In Caloranaerobacter sp. TR13, a single window of DNA contains:
- a CDS encoding DUF3006 domain-containing protein — translation MYRIGGIFIKGTIDRFEGKYAIVELENLKIINILKDKLPQNAKEGDVVVIKDNEYYIDIEETQRRKEQIEKVFEDLFEG, via the coding sequence TTGTATAGAATAGGGGGTATTTTTATAAAGGGTACAATTGATAGATTTGAAGGTAAATATGCTATAGTTGAACTAGAGAATTTAAAAATTATTAATATACTTAAAGATAAACTTCCACAGAATGCTAAGGAAGGAGATGTAGTAGTAATTAAAGATAATGAATATTATATAGATATAGAAGAAACACAAAGAAGGAAGGAGCAAATAGAAAAGGTTTTCGAAGATTTATTTGAAGGTTAG
- a CDS encoding YjjI family glycine radical enzyme, which yields MENVLNIIKDKTLTFEQKVLQLAREAENSINVLNISSEAKEFMNKGIICDLFEGNAPYRPRYILPDYKKFMENGSKFFGLKPAESLLEAVNNLLILYKHVPSITSFPVYLGEIDKLLEPYAADEDEEYVLSIIKLFLTHIDKTLTDSFVHANIGPEATKVGRAILVAERELRNAVPNLTLKYSKDTPRDFAIEAVRTGLEVSKPYFANHKMFQKDFDGRYGIASCYNGLPIGGGSYTLVRLNLKRLARISSGIDDFLNKVIPYAVKLMTEVMDERIKFLVEESNFFESSFLVDEGLILKDRFTAMFGIFGLAECVNILLNAVDKIEKYGHSKKANNLGIEIIEKIKKEVNNYHNQYCKITKGKFLLHAQSGISSDIDVSPGCRIPIGDEPEIYEHILQASMFHKYFPSGISDIFTFDSTAKNNPEYVLNIIDGAMESGLRMFSFYCSDSDLIRITGYLVKKSDMDRLKKGYQVLQDTVSLGLEAVEKQNLLNRKVRRYD from the coding sequence ATGGAAAATGTATTAAATATTATTAAAGATAAAACATTAACATTTGAGCAAAAAGTGTTGCAGTTAGCAAGAGAAGCTGAAAATTCAATAAATGTATTAAATATTAGTTCTGAAGCAAAAGAGTTTATGAATAAAGGCATTATATGTGACTTATTTGAGGGTAATGCACCTTATAGACCTAGATATATATTGCCTGATTATAAAAAATTTATGGAGAATGGCAGTAAATTTTTTGGTTTAAAACCTGCTGAAAGTCTACTCGAAGCTGTTAATAACCTACTGATTTTATATAAACATGTCCCTTCAATAACATCGTTCCCAGTATATTTAGGTGAAATAGATAAGTTATTAGAGCCTTATGCAGCAGATGAAGATGAAGAATATGTATTAAGTATAATAAAATTGTTTTTAACTCATATAGATAAAACATTAACTGATTCTTTTGTTCATGCTAATATTGGGCCAGAAGCTACTAAGGTAGGAAGAGCAATATTAGTTGCAGAAAGGGAATTAAGAAATGCAGTACCTAATCTAACGCTAAAATATAGTAAAGATACACCCAGAGATTTTGCAATAGAGGCTGTAAGAACTGGATTAGAAGTATCTAAACCATACTTTGCAAACCATAAAATGTTTCAAAAGGATTTTGATGGTAGATATGGAATAGCAAGCTGTTATAATGGATTGCCTATAGGTGGAGGAAGCTATACGCTAGTAAGATTAAATTTAAAGCGACTTGCTAGAATAAGTTCAGGAATTGACGATTTTCTTAATAAAGTAATTCCTTATGCAGTAAAATTAATGACTGAAGTAATGGATGAAAGAATAAAATTTTTGGTTGAAGAAAGTAATTTCTTTGAAAGCAGTTTTCTTGTTGACGAAGGTCTGATTTTAAAGGATAGATTTACAGCAATGTTTGGAATTTTTGGATTAGCAGAATGTGTTAACATATTGCTAAATGCAGTCGACAAAATTGAAAAATATGGTCATTCTAAAAAAGCTAATAATCTTGGTATTGAGATAATCGAGAAAATAAAGAAAGAAGTCAACAATTATCATAATCAATATTGTAAGATTACTAAAGGTAAATTTCTTCTACATGCACAGTCGGGTATATCTTCAGATATAGATGTTAGTCCTGGTTGTAGAATACCAATAGGTGATGAACCAGAAATTTATGAGCATATTTTACAAGCATCCATGTTTCATAAGTATTTTCCGTCTGGTATAAGTGATATATTTACTTTTGATAGTACAGCGAAAAATAATCCAGAATATGTATTAAATATTATAGATGGTGCAATGGAAAGTGGGTTAAGAATGTTTTCTTTCTATTGTAGTGATAGTGATTTGATAAGAATTACAGGATATTTAGTTAAAAAATCAGATATGGATAGGCTAAAAAAAGGATACCAAGTGCTGCAAGATACAGTTTCTTTAGGATTGGAAGCGGTTGAAAAGCAAAATCTTCTAAATAGAAAGGTAAGAAGATATGACTAA
- a CDS encoding YjjW family glycine radical enzyme activase: MTKGYVNKILPFSSVDGPGNRTVIFLQGCNFNCLYCHNPETINYCINCRICVYKCPYNALSIINNKVIWNEKYCKNCDLCIKTCPNSSSPKVKLMTVDEVIDFVRKIKPFISGVTISGGECTLQYNFVSEIFKETKEIGLTTFLDSNGYIPLNNLRLLVENMDMAMIDLKSFDRDEHLKLTGKGNATVIENIKYLAKINKLYEVRTVIVPGILDNYYNVDNISKLIASLNPNIRYKIIKYRPIGVREGVHSFVPDDELLQKLFNIASKNGCKNVILV; this comes from the coding sequence ATGACTAAAGGTTATGTAAATAAAATTTTACCATTTAGTTCTGTTGACGGACCTGGAAATAGAACAGTAATATTTTTACAAGGTTGTAATTTTAATTGTTTGTATTGTCATAATCCAGAAACTATTAACTATTGTATAAATTGCCGAATATGTGTCTATAAATGTCCATATAATGCACTTAGTATAATAAATAATAAAGTTATATGGAATGAAAAGTACTGTAAAAACTGTGATTTATGTATAAAAACTTGTCCAAATTCAAGTTCACCAAAAGTAAAATTGATGACAGTGGATGAAGTAATTGATTTTGTAAGAAAAATAAAGCCCTTTATATCTGGTGTTACTATTTCTGGTGGAGAATGTACATTACAGTATAATTTTGTTAGTGAAATATTTAAGGAAACAAAGGAAATCGGGTTAACTACTTTTTTAGATTCCAATGGGTATATACCTTTAAATAATTTAAGATTATTAGTTGAAAATATGGATATGGCAATGATAGACTTAAAATCGTTTGATAGAGATGAGCATTTAAAACTTACTGGAAAAGGCAATGCAACTGTAATTGAAAATATAAAGTATTTAGCAAAGATTAATAAACTATATGAGGTTAGGACAGTAATAGTGCCAGGTATTTTAGATAATTACTATAATGTTGATAATATAAGCAAATTAATAGCTAGTTTAAATCCAAATATAAGATATAAGATTATCAAATATAGACCGATTGGAGTACGCGAGGGAGTACACAGCTTTGTACCAGATGATGAACTTTTGCAGAAATTATTTAATATAGCATCAAAAAATGGATGTAAAAATGTAATTTTAGTATAA
- a CDS encoding BON domain-containing protein, which yields MNIKDKKENLTKDELLVDYIKDQLEEKMQASSMDINVTCRDGVVHLSGFVDVLAEKKYAQQIAYNIDGVRKVENNITIGVEGQITDKHIEKEVIDRLRNNSYSEKINGVGVKVKDGVVNLVGHVDTLKDSHIAMEIASKVRGVKDVVNNTQISTLGVIDDVTITNMIRDKLNRANFSGEDIACTVTGGIASLSGYAQTRRDAEIAKELAMSVKGVRKVINKIRIREK from the coding sequence TTGAATATTAAAGATAAGAAAGAAAATCTTACAAAAGATGAATTATTAGTTGATTACATCAAAGATCAATTAGAAGAAAAAATGCAAGCATCTAGTATGGATATTAACGTAACCTGCAGAGATGGAGTCGTTCACCTTTCTGGATTTGTTGATGTACTAGCAGAAAAAAAATATGCTCAGCAAATCGCTTATAATATTGACGGAGTTAGAAAAGTAGAAAATAACATCACTATAGGTGTTGAAGGACAGATTACAGATAAGCATATCGAAAAAGAAGTTATCGACAGACTTCGTAATAACAGTTATTCTGAAAAAATAAATGGTGTTGGAGTCAAAGTAAAAGATGGTGTTGTAAATCTAGTTGGCCATGTAGATACATTAAAAGACTCACACATTGCAATGGAAATTGCATCTAAAGTCAGAGGTGTAAAGGACGTTGTAAATAATACACAAATCTCTACTTTAGGGGTAATTGATGATGTTACTATAACTAATATGATTAGAGATAAATTAAATAGAGCTAATTTTAGTGGAGAAGATATTGCTTGTACAGTTACAGGAGGTATTGCCTCATTGTCAGGATATGCACAAACTAGAAGAGATGCAGAAATAGCAAAAGAATTGGCTATGAGCGTTAAAGGAGTGAGGAAAGTTATTAATAAAATTCGAATAAGAGAAAAATAA